CCATGTAGGAATACTTGTTATTCTCTTAGGAGAGACTCCACTCTGCAGCTAtgtgccacatttttttttattaaagattttatttatttatttgacagagagagacaaccagtgagagagggaacacaagcagggggagtgggagaggaagaagcaggctcccaacactgcagggagcccaatgcggggctcgatcccaggaccctggggtcacgccctgggctgaaggaagatgcttaacgactgagccactcaggcgcccctatgtgcCACATTCTTGCTCAGCTCCCAAGAACACAATTTCACTTGATTCTATTACAAATGATACTCTAAGTGCTTAACAGAAACCTTTTCAGCTGCTATTTCTATCAGTATTGTGGGCTAGTTGAAAGATTTCTTAGCAGTGTACCAAATTTGTTTCTAGTTATTATGAAACAGACAAGGTGGATCAATGCCAAATATTGATGAGAAAGAGAGTTCACTTTGCTTCCTCTTGTCACATGTCTTTCCATGTAACCAGCAAAACCCCAGACTCCCTTGTTTTTCTGGATTCACAGTCATACTCTCAGGGCTGTTTAGGGACACTACAGGCTTAGTGTTAGGACCTATGGCCTCTGTGAGGGCTACGCAATTATTTGATATGAGAATCATGTTTATGACTTACACAcaagaaagcacaaaataaaaattaatactttaatGTCTATGAAAAtgtaccatttatttttaaatttagtattcATAGGAATCATATTACGTTTAAGAATAATTTGAAGGTCCAATTTTTCTCCCATTGCAAGAATTTCTCAGTAAGTATGATGATTGCCAAGAAACAACCTACCCAgtcagaaattaaatgaaatacccacaatttgagaaacaaaattataaaaatcagttcctttgtttttatttatttatttactgagagttagagaggtgggtaggggcagagggagagagaaaatcttaagcagactccatactcaCCTTGGAGCTGTGGCGACatgggggctggatctcacaaccctgagatcatgacctaagccaaaatcaagagtctgacactgaactgactgagccaccccggcgccccataACATCAGTTTCAAATTTAcagtgaaaatcatttttatcgTTGGATGTGGGGGTATTCACATATACTTGATATAATGTGTAGGACTATGGTGATTtttatcattccaattttaggaTATGTGCAGCCAAAGAGAGCATGGACTATGGTGGTTTTTAAAGGCtctgaatattctttaaaattttctccaaaacACTGAAGGTATAATCAGAAACTACCTGCTCAGGCACCAAGTATCTTTCAATTCTCAAATCTTCAAatttcataagaaataaaatcttaaaagttcataAAGAATTTGTTCTCTGTTCCATTATAATCTATATTTgtttaattctacttttaattatCTATCACTGAGTTAAAATCATGCTCCCGGAAGAAGCACCGTGTTGACCCTGTGAGTGTGTTTGAGTATCTGACCACCACCCCTGGGATGTGTGAGTTCTACAGTTTGAGACTGACAGCTTTCTTGAGAGATAATGGCAGCaatcctcttctctttcttcttcttttgagaaaGATTTGGGAACTCATTGCAGCAAATTGTGAGGCCTTTGACTTGATGAAAAGATCTAAGGAGggggccaggctggctcagtcggtagagcacgtgactcttgatctcagggttttgagtttgagccccatgtgtgcatggagtttacttaaaacaaaacaaaaaaggcctAAGGagttgttttggggtttgtttttgtttttaccacatGGTAACGTCATTTACCTGTGCTGTAACAGTGTACATCTACGTGCAGGGAAAATTAGACAATATTCTTTGAGAACGATCCATAGTGTTTCCAAAGCAAGAAAGCACCTAGGAATgaccttttattcttctttttccagtcCTCTGTAAGAGTTGACCCCAGACCACTTCCAAGCATTACATGGGTTCTTCCATGTTCCTCCTTGTTCTGTCTAAATGGTACATCATAATTCCACCTTTGGCCATGAAACACCTACTTCTTGGGGAACTAGGTCTGCCTCCCTTCGCCTGAAGATAAAACTGCTCTCAAATGCTCTCCTTACAGCCAGCCGGCTGACTTGAGTGCCTGGAACCCTGTCTTCAACTGTCCTCTGATTGACCCTTCCCTGGGCTCAGGGTTCCCTAAAAGTCCCCCTTCTCACCTCCTATCTTACCGTCTCATCTCAGGAAATTGGAGCTCCCATCCCTTCTCCATGGATGCTACAACCTCTTCTCGGGAGGCATTTGGTGGTTTTGATGGTCTTTGTGTTCAGGACCTAGCACAGTGGTCTGATACCTGCAGGGACGCGTGCGAAGTTTGTTATTACAGtaattgataaatgaattaaagagTGCGAGTGGATTTTGTAATGCTATGACTGATGGCAGTGTAAATAAATAGCAATTCTGAGGGTTAGGAAAGAGTGGTTGGGCCAGGAAGTTGTGttcaggaaaactttttttttttaagatttatttatttatttatttttcagacagggggagagagggagagagagcaggagcagggggagcggcaggcagaggcagagggagaagcaggcgccttgctgaacaaggagcccgatgcgggaccctgggatcatgacctgcgccgaaggcagaggcttaaccgactgaggcacccgggcgcccctcaggaaacttttaaatagacttttcaaataaatggattGATGAAAAGTTTGAGATTaatgaggaagggaaaagaaaagatgtaatTAGGTGACTGAAGATACCTGATTCATGTCAGAGAGGAAAGTCCCTGTCCTTTTAGCCTGATTGGGCAATGCTGTTCTGTGCCCCTACCACACCTCCTTTTGCCCTTGGCAGGAGCCTTTGCTGGAAGAGATGGTGAAGGGCCTGGGCCCCCTGTTGTTGGTCTTCATGCTGGGTCTGGGTCTGACCCCACCAGCCCGGGCTCAGGATGACTCCAGGTACAAACACTTCCTGACCCAGCACTCTGATGCCAAACCAAGGGGCCGGAATGACAGATACTGTGAAAGCATGATGGAGAGACGAGGCCTGACCACACCCTGCAAAGACACCAACACCTTTATTCATGGCAACAAGGGCAGCATCAAGGCCATCTGTGGAAATAAGAATGGAAACCCTTACGGAGAAGCTTTAAGACTAAGCAAGTCTCCTTTCCAGGTCACCACTTGCAGGCATGTAGGAGGGTCCCCGCGGCCTCCGTGCCGGTACAGAGCTACCCCAGGGTTCAGACACATCGTTGTTGCCTGTGAACATGGCTTGCCTGTCCACTTTGATGAGTCCTTTTTCCGTCTGTAACTGGAGGCCACAGCTggctctgctctcctttccttgCATTTCCCTCCGCACCCCGACATTCATGGCCAGGGGCCCAGAGAATGAGCTGCCTCGATCTCGATTTCCATTTTAtaacatgtttaataaataaaaatgtctctgaaATCAGTAAGAATCAAAGTCTTCTCACTAATTATTGGCCCATTAATCTtaccccattttctctcttcagctGCTCCTGAGAGGATTGGATAGAATAGAAATGCCCTTTTCCTTATCAGTCAGTTCCTTATCAGTCAGTTCCTTATCAGTCAGTAAGGAGGTGGACTTTGGCTTAGCCAATATTACTTTTACAAATGTTAAACCTTGAGGAGAACAGTTTAGGACTGAATACCAACAGATTCattccactttctctcttttacaCGCATGTACACGTACTCCTGCACGAATACCAAAGGGCAGCCACCCGTTGTCTGAAGCAGGAGTTAATTTTTTGATGTTGTGCTTTGAATGGAATGTTCTTAGGATATTCTCATGGCTATTTTATATAAGGATcaaaaagtgattattttattatttacttatttattcattattacattattttctccttaatCTCTTACTCTATCGACCAATGTCTGGCAACTATGAGGTCTTAGGGAAGTCATAGAAAGATTCCAAACGTTATCCCTTATTCTTCTTCGACTACGTTTGGTTTTCAAGTAAACATACACTTAGGTTGGTGATACTGTCTTTGTAAAATATACTGATCGATCGACAGGTTTAGCGATTAACTTCCTGTTAACCTAATTGCTATCAACTGGTGcctcaatattttatttggaaagtaGTTGATAAATTACAGTTATAAGTCACAGTTCTGCTGTCTCGTAAATATATAACTGTCGTGGCCACAGTATCCCCAACAGGGGCCGCCCCTGCTGCCCACATTGCTCTGAAATGGGCCCAAGGCCCTGCTTGCGCAACACTCAGGTTAGAGACCAGTATCTAGGCGCCACCCAGGAGAGCCCAGCTTTGctgaaaatattcagattttgGAAAGAAGTGGTGGAGAAGTAGGTTCCTGGTGTACATTCAGCCCCTGAATCTGTCCACTTTGAGTTAcctatttcaaaattgaaaacacTGTAATTAGGGAGAAGAGTTTTCCAAACCTCTCTTATTAGAAAATTTGCCTTcttataaaatctcaaaaaacccTTATAAGGAGTAAGAAAATTCCAGTTTTTGGTAGAATATTTGGACCCTTTCTTAGGTTCTCCAACCAGTACTATCTCCCCGATATGAAACAAAGTGGCTTCCATACAGATCACTGCCCCACTCAAGCTCTCGATAGAGAAGGTCAAAGGCATAGACCGTTATTACATTGATAGCACCATATTTGTGAAAACTGGTGTCTTCTCCAAACATCTGCTGGGAGCATTACCACTGCACCTCTACTCTAGGGAGAGGGCAAATGACTGTTCCCTGGGAAATCGCGCGGCAGTGGGCTGGGGGTGCTTCCTGTCCTGCTGTGGGGCTAGCGGCTATGGAGCCAATCCCAGCACTTTTTGCGCTGGGTCTCTTGTTCTTTCACCGTCAAAAGCTGTTCAGAATGAAATATCAAGTCACAGGCAAGTTATTTTATCTCAAGGGAATCATTTCAGGAATTGAAGTGCTGGTCAGCTGTACTTTATTGACTTtgcaagggaaagagaagaaaaacctcaaaaatgTCAAGTCCTTCAAGGAATGGTGGCATTCAAGGAAGAGAATTCCATGCGATTTGGAGAGGACAAATTTCTCTAGAGACACAGCAGAAATTCTAGTTGGTGAGATAGTTCACCTTAAAAAGAGCCTTACAGTTTCTTGGCAATATAAGTACTCTGCAAAATAAAGGAGAGGGGATCCAAAATATATGCAATTTGCTGTagtcattcattattttttatcagattgaaggaagcaaaggaaaccaagaaGAATGGAAATTGTGAAAAAATCATTGCCAGCATTTACTAAATACATATCGTGGGCTAGGCATTGTGATAAGCACTTTACattgattttatcatttattcttcATAACATCTCTAAGATGTAGGGATTATGATTATGCTCATTTTACTTATGAAAAAATATCCTGAGAGCTTGAGTTATTTCCCCAAGTTCACACAATGTGGCAAAGCCAGATCTTTGGGGTCACACTATCAAAATTAGTTCTCATTGAGAATTAATCTGGTGcagcagaaaaagcctttgaggCAAGCTCTGAACAAAAAGTATGTGGTGGGATGATTTGGGGGTCTTTTGATTTTCTGTTGTACCTAGGGCCTTGAGATGTACCCATTGATGTTTACATTGGACTTCCGTCGGCAATTATTTCCCCGTCTTGTTAAATCAGTCAGTTGGTGTGGCTGAGGCCATGTGTTTGCCCTTGCATGAATAGTTAAAGTCTTTTCTCTACCCAGTTATTTTGCTAAACCATGATCTCAATCACAAAAAAGCAGGATGAGAGAAAGTAGGCAGAACTGTGCAAGATGAGAGGTCCAAAATTAGATCTGGGGAGAACAGCCCGAAGTACCCCCTTGCGGTGAAACCATTACCCAAGTGCTAAGTGTGCCTTCAGTGCTGGGCTGAGGAGTAAACTGAACATCGTTTCTGCCTGACCCCTTCCTCTCACAGCTCCTTCGCATCCCTTTCTGCCTGACTCCATTTCTCCTGTCAGCTCCAGGCACAAGAAATGGCCTAGAGCTTTGTAACTTTCTGCATCGAGGCGGGAGGCGGCTGTGAACCTAGGAGGTGGTGTGGAGAAGAGCGATGGTTCTGTTTCATCCCGGTCCTTACCGCTAACCAAAGTGTAGGCTTAGATGGGGCAGATTGCAGGTCTCTCATCAGCCATTTCAGTCCCTTACACACGTGACCCGGCTCCAGGAAGCAGCATCTCTGACCACAAAGGACAGCAGTACCCAGAGATAGCAACCCAGGAGTCCCCTGTGGCCGGACGTGGACTGCACGTGCAGCAGTGGGCCTGTCTGACTCAAAAGGTTGCCCTCGCTACTTGGGGCTGCTCACTCCCTGTTGAATGGGAGATGACCTTTCTTTGCCGTAGTGAGacagccctgcctgccccacgCAAGTGTCAAGCAGTTCAAGGTTTGGCTCCAGGTCAGTCCCAGACTGAGAGCCAGAAGGAGAATCCAGCTAGTCAGTGTTGCTAAGTGACTCCCGCCTCCGCTCCCACCCTGTTCCACCCCTGCTCAAATTTCGTTGCTAGAGAGAAGCGCCTCTGAGCATCAACATCGTTGGGGTCTTGAATATTTAGAAGGTGGGATGCGAGAAGCAGTCAGGGGGCGGTGGAAAGAGTACAGATATGAGAGCCAGGTAAGCCCGGGTTTCTTTCTTTAGTCAACCAAGGCAGTGTTTTACAATCCATAGAACTGCTCTCTTTGCTGTTGCTCCAGAGGTGtctgtctggtttttttttttttaagatttttattgatttattcgacagagatagagacagccagcgagagagggaacacaagcagggagtgggagaggaagaagcaggctcatagcggaggaggcctgatgtggggcccgatcccagaacgccgggatcacgccctgagccgaaggcagacgcttaaccgctgtgccacccaggcgccccgtctgtttgttttttaactctgtAAAACAAGTGTTTATTTCCCACCATCAAGGGGGGTCAACACAAAGATCTTGCCACCAGAGAATATGGACGATTGCCAGCAGCTGTGGACAAGACAGGCCGAGCGTCCAGGGTGGACACGTGACAAGAGACTACCTCACCAGGGCCTAGTTCTTGGGGGCTGTACGTAGTcagaggaaacaaacaacaacagaaagacaCAATTCACGTCCTTTTTTTGTGGAGGTGGttctgtttaaatttattttttaagcgtTTCTTAGCTTAGTGGTCAATTCCACAAGCCCGGAAAACACCTTCACTCACTATCTCCATTTCATCTCATTAGTTCACAAGctcactcatttatttctttattcagcCAATATTCACTACCTTCAAAGCACGGGGGCTGGGTACTCTGCTTTTTAGGGCTTCTTTATAGAGGATGAACAGGATTTCTGAAAGGACCTGATTTTAATACGACAGGAAGAATAGCCGCAGGAGCGGAAAGGCTACCCGCAGCATTACTCTGGCCTCTTCTCTGCACCTTCCTCAATTCCAGATGTAAGGAATGAAAATCAGCTCATAAACTTGCTCTGACATATCATGAGTCTAGCCAAACCTTTGGGAATCAGAGTCCAGAGCACCAAAATCTCCAAAGATCCTATGACCGGAGAATAACCTCAAGAGACGGTCAACTCCAGTTCCACTGAGAtctgcctttccttcccattcCCTGTCTGACCACAGAGGCCAGATACACCGGACGGCCCGCGGGCAGTGTCCGCCCTGGGTCGCTGTCCTCACTGCAGCAAGCTCTCTCCATGAAAGAGAATGGCTCTTGTTTTCAGAGAAAAGCATGTTTGCAAACGATGTGCTCTAGGGAACGCAAGACGGGAAAAGTTGAGCAGAGAAGAGTGGGGAACTGGTACAGataaggaggagagaggagactaGAGTTGAGGCAATGTCAATTTGCCATTCCCAGCACCTCTCCCCAATGCCCGCATCTCACCTTTCTTTCTCCTGCCCCTTGCATTTCCGTGTAGGCATCTCCAAGGTAGTGATGGCTCTCCACAGGACCCGTTCACTGCTTCTGCTCTTGCTGCTGAccctgctggggctggggctggtgcaGCCCTCCTATGGCCAGGATCGCATGTATCAACGATTCCTACGGCAGCATGTGGACCCTGAGGGGACAGGTGGCAATGACACGTACTGCAACTTGATGATGCAAAGACGGAAGATGACCACACATCAGTGCAAGCGTTTCAACACCTTCGTCCATGAAGACATCTGGAGCATTCGTAGTATCTGCAGCACCACCAATATCCAGTGCAAGAATGGCAAGATGAACTGCCATGAGGGTGTCGTGAAGGTCACAGACTGCAGGGAGACAGGAAGCTCCAGTGCCCCCAACTGCAGATATCGGGCGTCAGCGAGCACTAGGCATGTGGTCATTGCCTGTGAGGGTGACCCACAGTTGCCTGTGCACTTTGACAGATAGACACCAGCCTGCGGGAGTTATGGCCCGGCGGTTGGCCTCTAACTTACTCCTCGAATAGCAGTGAGTAATGCATTTGAGCTGCCCCaggctctgtcttctctgcttctccttctctctttataACCCATTCTGTTAAGTACATTGTATCAAAGAGAAATGGAGACACAAACTTATAATGAGTCTGGGCCTTTCTGTAGCAAACTTCTTGGCTTTCTTTTATAATACCGGTCAGTTTAGCTCTCTCAGATCCTGTCCTCTGGAATTTAGTCATTATATGGATTTATATAGCATTTCAAGCATTTCAAAGTGTTTTCATCTAAATCACCCATTTCCATAGTACAGCACTTGTGGAATGCCGCTGTTGTTGTATGTAGGAGCCCAAAGCTCATGGATTTGCTGAAGACCGCGACATTAGTGGAAAAGCTGAGACAAAAATCCAGTTGACCTGGCTCCTAATCCAGGCCTTTTCCCACTTCATCACAAGGAGCGTTTTGAAAGTAACTGCTTTTGGTTATTGCCAAAATCAGTCAGCTGTTGGGAGAAGCATGAGAAATTTGGAAATGCATGCTGACAAAATGACAGCTCTATCTGGACAACCTGGCTCCCTTGTTGCTCTGGGGTCTAACAGGTCCAAGCAATGATACAagagattttctttctgtcttcccagaCTTTTGAATCACACTAGTAagtcagaatattaaaaatgttctaGATCATTTAAGACTCAGTCACTCTTCCTGACGGAAACTTCTTCCATGTTTTCCTTCTAATAAAGGACTTAAACTGCAGGTATCTGAGAAGGCTGTGCTATGGTTCTTGTGGGGCGATTGTTTTCCTCCTACCCTCTTTCAATTCTTCAGTTTATGAGCAGGCACACACCTGACTATCCCCATATACTCTGGTCAGAGACTAACGCCCACCAGTCCATGACCACGACACAGAAGCCCTTGTCTCATTTACTCCAGAGGAACGAACGCTCTCAGTGCTCACACCCGTCCCTTCTCCCTTGGACTATTTTAAACAAACTGGGGAACAGAATGTATGCAGACGCTGCCTGCTAAGGAAAggaagtgtgtgcgtgtgtgtgtgtgtctgtgtgtgtaaggACTAAACTGAAATCATTTGAGTTAcaacagatacagaaagaaatctgttttaacaCTGATTTGGTATGCATACACATTGTGAACATCTCCCCACAATCAGGCTAATACTCTACCATCTCACATAGGGATCCCTTTGTGTGTGTCCTAAGAACACTAAGAATTTACCCTGTTAGCAAACTTCAAGTTTACAGTACCGTATTGCCGTCTGTTAAACATTTTAactgagtaaattaaaaaaaataactttcttttttcttttttaagtttattgatttttagtaatctctatacccaatgtggggctcgaacccacaacctgagatcaagggtcacacactcctgactgagccagccaggcaccccttaactgAGTAAATTTCTAAGAGCTTATTGggtttattcaatgattcatgggtcaggcagcatccaatctagcagagggaaaggagctgtacaatgaaagacttttataggcaggaGGAAGCAGGATGCACTCGGCTTCTAGGAATCTGACTGTTGTAGATTCCGCAcagaagtgagatcatacagtctTTGGCTCTCCGTGTCTGctttatttcactcaacatatgTCCACCAGGTCCACCATGTTGTCAAAAATAACAGGATTTCCTCTCCTTTTAAGTCTGAATAGCATCTCATTGCATGTTTATACCAtcttttcttcatccattcaccatcactaaccatcagggaaatgcaaagcaaactGCAGTGAGTTACCACCACACACCTGTTATAGGATggctattactaaaaaaaaaaaaaaagataagaagtgGTGTGA
This DNA window, taken from Ailuropoda melanoleuca isolate Jingjing chromosome 20, ASM200744v2, whole genome shotgun sequence, encodes the following:
- the ANG gene encoding angiogenin, producing MVKGLGPLLLVFMLGLGLTPPARAQDDSRYKHFLTQHSDAKPRGRNDRYCESMMERRGLTTPCKDTNTFIHGNKGSIKAICGNKNGNPYGEALRLSKSPFQVTTCRHVGGSPRPPCRYRATPGFRHIVVACEHGLPVHFDESFFRL
- the RNASE4 gene encoding ribonuclease 4 codes for the protein MALHRTRSLLLLLLLTLLGLGLVQPSYGQDRMYQRFLRQHVDPEGTGGNDTYCNLMMQRRKMTTHQCKRFNTFVHEDIWSIRSICSTTNIQCKNGKMNCHEGVVKVTDCRETGSSSAPNCRYRASASTRHVVIACEGDPQLPVHFDR